Part of the Cuniculiplasma divulgatum genome, TGCTGTGTCTATGAGATCATATTTGTAATCACCCTTACTGAACTTCGGAACCTCACTTGCAGCAGTTGCAATCATTTCTGTATCGCTTCCAACAAATGGAAATGTGAAGCCTGAAAAGTTACTTCCTCCACCAACACAGCCAATGAGTGTATCAACCTTTTCTCCTATTGCCTCCAGCTGCTTTTTTGTTTCCTGCCCGATCACACTCTGATGTGTTATTACGGAATTTTCCACACTCCCCATCATATATTTCAGATCATGATCCAGAGCATACTGCACAGCCTCACTGATTGCAATACCCAGAGTTCCGGGATGTTCTGGATTTTCAGAAAGAACCTTCCTTCCGTATTCTGTCAGATTACTTGGACTTGCATATGTATTTCCACCATAGAGTTTTATGATCTTCTTTCTCAACGGTTTCTGATCATAACTCACCCTTACCATGAAGATAGTAGATCTGATTCTGTTCAGGGTGGCTGCAAGGGCAGTGGCTGTTCCCCACTGACCTGCACCTGTTTCTGTCACAACTTCCTCCACACCCTCCTTTCCTGCATAATAGGCCTGTGGGAGTGCGGTATTTATCTTGTGAGAACCTGTGGCAGTAGCTCCTTCATTTTTGAAGAATATTTTCCCCCTGAAATTAAGCAACTTTTCCATGTTTAATGCCCTAACAAGAGGTGTGGGTCTTCCAATCTGTAAATACTGCTCTATAACCTCATCCGGTATATTCTCATATCTGCTTGACGTGAATTCCTGCCTGAGTATCTCCTTTGGCAGTATCCTGTTTAGAAGGTCTATTGATGATTTCTCAGTATCGTGATCTCTTGGCGGTGAAAGTGGTTCTGGAAGATCAGGGGCTATATTATACCATTTTCTTGGTATTATTTCCTCCTTTGCTATTTCGTACATAATACAGTAATGTAATGTTCATATTTATACATTAATGCTTATAATTCGATATAATTAATATTATTCTGTGATATAAAATTTAAAAACCTTACTAATTTCTAATTCCGATTAATCCTTTATACCTCTGTGTATGTACACAGAACCAGCTCCTAATCTGAAAGTCTCCACATTCCTGTATCCAGATTTCTTCATCATCTGTGAGAACTGAATTGGTGTGACAAAATTTTTAACTGAATTTGCAAGGTATGTATATGCCTCTGTGTGGGACACCCTGTTCATTACTGGTGGCACTAACCTGTAAAAATATATTCTAAAAGCAGGTGCGATAAAGCTTTTTCCAGGATCGAATATATCCATGTTGCAGAATATACCTCCAGGCTTCAGTGTTCTGTAGGATTCGTCCAGATAATTCTGCAGGGTTGGAATATTTCTTGTAAGAAAACATGAAACACACCTATCAAACTTTTCATCCTCAAATGGTAATTTCTCTGCTGATGCAACAGTGAAATTTACATTTCTTTTTGGACCTGGAAACATTTCCTTTGTTAGGTCTACTGCATCTATCATAAGATCAGGTATTCTGCTCAGCATCTCCTCCGTGACCTTCCCCGATCCTGCACCGATATCCTCCACATGCATTCCAGGCCTGATGTCCAGAAGATCTATCACGAATTTTCTCCATCGCCTGTCCATACCAAAACTCATCAAAGAGTCGATAAAATCATATTTCGTACTGATCGATTTGAATATCTCCCTGACCATGACCTCCTTTTCCAGATCATCACCTTATCATTTTAGCGAACTGTGCATGTGGTACTCCTGAAATTGTGATTATGTTTCCCCTTTCAACAATCCTGCATTTTATTGCAAGTTCCACCGTGTTTTTACCCACAAAGTTTCCTATTGTGCACATGTTCATGCTTTCGGCCAGAAATTTTTCTGTTACCTTTGTAGAACCGTAGAATGATTCCTTCACGTCAATGTGAAGAATGCCTTCCCTTAGCTCCTTTCCTATGAGATCCTCATCCGCTGCACTTAAAAGTATTTCATCCCTTATCTGTGTTAGTTTCGCCCTGTAAGCCTTCAATTTATCACACCCTGTCTATATATCCAGGTCCTGGGCTGTAGAGATAGCCTGTTTCTCTTGCCCTCTCCAGTGATTTTGCAAACTTTTCCCTTGGGATACCTCTTTCCATTGCTGATCTCAGAATATCCTGTTCCTTTACAAGGCTTCCATCAGAACCCTTCAAATCAGCTATTATCTCATAAATTATTTCAAGATCTGATCTCTGCCTTGCACTGGTACCAGTCATCAGAAGATCTATGTCTACTCCTTCATCATCGCTTGCCACATCCTTGAGGTATGAATCCACTATTCTCTTCGCAAGCATAGCATCGTCGATTGAAACAAATTCGGATAATCTTGCCTTTGCTGCCGCCTCAGCGAGCCTTATGGTTGACTCCAGCTGTCTTGCAGTTATAGGAACGGACTTGTATTTACCTATCTGGTGACCTGTGTTTCTTGTAAGAACATACTCCTGACTCAGATATTCCATTGCCTCGTCTGTAAGTCTTGGGATTATATGTCCCTTTGCGTAAGCGACATATTTTCTCAGCATCTCCCTTGGAATTGGTGGTTCATATTTTCTTTCGTTATCACCAATGCTACCGTCCTCAACATTATTCATTTCCATACTCTTGAAAATTTCTCCAAGTCTGTGAACCTCCAGAACGTGATCTGCAAGGTTCTTGTCCCTTTCCTGATCAGGATTGTCTATAAGCTTGAAGATAACATCGAACCTTGAAATGAGTGGGAGTGGGAAATCTAACTGCTTCATGAAATCCTCCTCAGCATCAAATCTTCCATTTTTTGGATTTGCTGCTGCCAGAACAGAACACCTTGATTTAAGTGTTGCCATGATTCCTGCTTTTGAGATAGTTACAGTTTGCTGTTCCATTGCTTCATGCATGGCGGAAGTATCTCTTTCATCCATCTTATCAAGTTCATCTATGGACACGAATCCGTTATCAGCCAGAACAAGTGCTCCTGCCTCCAGTGTCCATCTACCTTCGCCAAATTCATCCCTCACTGCGGCGGCAGTCAGTCCGGCTGCACTGGAACCCTTTCCAATTGCCATAACACCTCTTGGTGATATTTCAGACATATACCTTAAAAGCTGTGATTTTGCAGTTCCTGGATCACCGACCATCAGTATGTGTATATCACCTCTTATTATTGTGCCGTCCTTCATGAATTTCCTGACCCCCCCAAACATCTGCAGAACTAGAGTTTTCTTAATATTATCAAGACCATAGATTGTTGGTGCTATGGAGTCCGCGAGCTTGTCTATGATTTTAGGATCCCTTGAGAGCTCCCTTATGCTCTCTTCCTCCGCATCACTGATTTTAATTTCCTCCAGTTCTTTTGTGGTTTTTCTAAAGTTTATTGCGTAAAGAAATATATTGAACTCAGTCAGAAGGTTACCTGAATAGATTTTTTGCTCTGCTCTTAATATCCCATCCATTGTAACTCTATCCCCAGGGAATAGTTTACCTGAAAGATCATCTTCAACTATAACGGTAAGTCTCAGTGGTTGAGCACCTCCATTTATTGTTTCTGGATTTTCCTGAAGTTCTATCTTTTCCGTATCAATGAACTGGGAATCTTCGATTATTAATGAAAACCTCGCCTTTGGTTTCTCTCCGTGGCATTCCTCATTGGAGCACCTTTCAGGTTCCTCAAGCTTTCCCCTGTTTTGCAGTACAAAAGTTCTTGATCCACACAGAGAACATTGAAATGCTGCGTTGTAAAGTCTTGGAATAACTTCTGTATTTTTTCTTATAATTCCAGTGATACTCAGAAGCTTTCCAACATTCATGCTTCGTATGTTCCTAATATCTATCCCAAGGTGCTCAGGCAGATTATACAATCTTATGTTTATGATTATAGAATTTGAATCCTTAATGAGATAGTTCCAGCCTGAATTGGAGATGAATTTCCTGACCCTTGATATGGCTATCTCAATTGCCTCCTCAGAATTCTGTAGAACATAGGTTGCGAAATCGACATCGAATTCATCTATATCCTCGTAGGATATGAAAAGACTGCGCTGTTCGGGATAATGGGAGCTCAACTCTGTTATTTTGTCATAATAATGGTATTCCTGAAAAAATGCGTCCCAAAGGCCTTCCTTCTGATCCCTATCTAGCCTTATTTTTTCCGTTGACTGGACATGATCGCTGAACATTATTTACCATATGTCAGTATGTATTAATGAATTTTGTTTTGATTTTTCGTATAAACAAAGTCAGACATAAATATGATATATTTTAGTTCCCGATTTGATTAAAATAGTTACGGAGCACCGTTCAGGAAATTTCTCTGAGTTTCTTTTCTGCTGAGTTTTCACTGTCAAGCCTGTGATCTATTTTTATTATTGTTTCAACCCTTTTAATACCCATTGAGATTATTTTTTCCTCACCTTTCTCTATGGCACTAAAGAGTTCATCCAGAGTATTTCCTTCTATGACAGTTGACATGCTACCTGGAATGACGTTCAAGCCAGTTTCCTTAAGCGCATTTACTGCTGCTTTGACGTATTTAGCTGCCGATGTTCCATCCCCAACGGGGTAGTAAGTTACTTCCAGTAGGATCATGAGACAAAATAACTGATTAAGACTTAAGGTTTATCAATCTTATGTGTAATCCTCTCTTCTAACGACATTATGGGGTTTTCCGGTCTTCATCCATAATTCTACGTTCTTGAGTGCACTCATAAACGCATTGATGTCAATATCCGGAACTATTCCTGAGTTATGAGGTGAACCAATGACATTAGGCAGGTCTAGAAATGGATATTTCATTTCGTATTCTCCTGTTGTTATTGGCTCCTGCCACCATACGTCAATACCAGCCTTAAATTCTGGATTTTCCCTGAGGTGATTATATAGGTCTTGTTCGTTTATTATGGCAGCTCTTGCGACGTTTACAAGAATAGCGTCTTTTTTCATTTTTTTGAGTTTATCACTGGTTATAAGATTTTTCGTGTATCTGTTCAGTGGAAGGCTTATGAATACAAAGTCTGAGCTTTGAAGCACCCTGTCAAGCGAATCCAGATTGCCCGAAAAAGAGACATTTTCACTTACAAGTTTTCTTGAGATTACCTGTAGTTCCATTCCAATTCCTCTACATAGTCTTCCAATCTCTCTTCCTATTCCACCATAACCCAGTACTCCAGCCATTTTTCCCTCCAGTTTAATGCTCGGTGATCTCTGATTAAACACTCCATTCTTCATTTTCATGTGATTTGATAAAAGATTTTTTGATAGCGCCATAGCCATGGAAACTGCATGTTCTGCAACGGGCAATGCAAAGGCACCAGCATTGCTACATACTGTGATATTATCTGGAATCTGATTGAAATCAAGCAGATCTACACCTGCTGAAAGGGTTTGAATGAGTTTGAGTTTTGGTAGTTTTGAAATATATGAATTCATCGTCCTTAGTTTTGGGATAAAGGAAAGAAGAGCTTCAACATCACTCCAGTCATTCCCGTCTTCTTCAAAGATTGCCTGCATCCCTATTGATTCTGCCATTTTTCTTGCAACTTCCTTCATGTCATCGGGAACCTTTGCCAGTATCAGTAATTTCATATATTGACATGAATGTATTGATTATTTAATTTACTGAGATTGGTCGGTATTCTGTAAATTTAAAAATTTCAAAGCTTATAAGATTGATATGAGGTTATGGGTGTTTTTAGCGTAATCTGTGTTTATTATTCATGTTTTTGAAATTGTATTCTACTTATTGCCAGAATATCAAGGGAAAGAGTGATTCTTAGAATGGTTAAAACTTGAGAATATTCTTTTTTGCCGGTCTCTTGTTAGATATAGACTCCACTTGGAAATCTTTCGCTCTCACACTATGGGCTTTTTAATGTATATACAGTGTACCATCTTATTTTTCCTGAAGGAAGACTGCTAATCTAAATATAACACCAAGTGATATGGTATAAAAAGACAGAAAAATATCTGTATTAAAAGAAGAGTGCACAAATGAATACGTTTGAAGAGTTAGAATTGAAAAAACCTTTGCTTGAATCATTAAAGAAGATAAATTTTATTGAACCAACTGAAATTCAGGCAATGACAATACCGGTTGCCCTGAATGATAAATCCATCATGGTAAAATCCAAAACTGGAAGTGGAAAAACAGCAGCTTATCTGATACCTTTGATACAGCTCACTGAACCAAAGGGAAAACTGATGAATCTAGTACTGGTTCCAACAAGGGAACTTGCCATCCAGGTCTTTGGAGTGTTTAAATCTCTGGGATCAGGATGTAAATTAAAAGGAGCATTAGTTTATGGAGGAGCATCAATATCAAGACAGGCGGAAGAAATAAGGAACAGGCCAGAATTTATAATTGGTACTCCTGGAAGAATCAAAGATATGAGAGATAGAGGATACCTGAACCTCTCTAGCATTGAAAGAGTAGTACTAGATGAGGCTGATCTAATGCTGGATATGGGGTTCTATGATGATGTTGAGGATATAATAAGCTCAACGAAGAAAGACAGAAGAATGTTCCTATTTTCCGCAACGATGACTGGAGACGTAAAGGGTCTAGCATCAAAGTTCATGAAGGAATCAGAATACATAAATGGAGAAGACGAGGATATGACTCCCTCTACAATTAAGCATGATTACATTATTTCTGAAAGTCACGATAAACTTGATTTTCTTGTGAGATATATTCAGGATTACAACCCGGAAAAGGCAATAATCTTCTCCAACACAAAACATGGGGCATCATTCCTCAGCGACAAGCTCAGAAGGGAAGGTTTCAAGGCAGTTCAGATTCACGGAGACCTATCACAGAAACAGAGAGAAGATTCCATTTCAAAGTTTAGGAGGAGGGAAAGATTTCTTGTAGCAACCGATGTTGCAGCAAGGGGAGTTGACATTCCTGAGATTACACACATCATAAATTATGATCTACCAAGAGAAGATAAAACATATATACACAGAGTTGGAAGGACTGCAAGATTTGGCAAAGACGGTACCGCGATGAGTATAATACTGCCAGATGAAATGTACCTAATAAACAGAATAAAGAGAACAGCAGGCGTCGAAATATCAAAACTC contains:
- a CDS encoding MTH1187 family thiamine-binding protein, which produces MILLEVTYYPVGDGTSAAKYVKAAVNALKETGLNVIPGSMSTVIEGNTLDELFSAIEKGEEKIISMGIKRVETIIKIDHRLDSENSAEKKLREIS
- a CDS encoding DEAD/DEAH box helicase produces the protein MNTFEELELKKPLLESLKKINFIEPTEIQAMTIPVALNDKSIMVKSKTGSGKTAAYLIPLIQLTEPKGKLMNLVLVPTRELAIQVFGVFKSLGSGCKLKGALVYGGASISRQAEEIRNRPEFIIGTPGRIKDMRDRGYLNLSSIERVVLDEADLMLDMGFYDDVEDIISSTKKDRRMFLFSATMTGDVKGLASKFMKESEYINGEDEDMTPSTIKHDYIISESHDKLDFLVRYIQDYNPEKAIIFSNTKHGASFLSDKLRREGFKAVQIHGDLSQKQREDSISKFRRRERFLVATDVAARGVDIPEITHIINYDLPREDKTYIHRVGRTARFGKDGTAMSIILPDEMYLINRIKRTAGVEISKLPMEGQAEEAKPRRDQRRRPSYGYGSQGNRNSGRRYDSGNNKRQSTRRRESTSRRRPRRD
- a CDS encoding ubiquinone/menaquinone biosynthesis methyltransferase — protein: MVREIFKSISTKYDFIDSLMSFGMDRRWRKFVIDLLDIRPGMHVEDIGAGSGKVTEEMLSRIPDLMIDAVDLTKEMFPGPKRNVNFTVASAEKLPFEDEKFDRCVSCFLTRNIPTLQNYLDESYRTLKPGGIFCNMDIFDPGKSFIAPAFRIYFYRLVPPVMNRVSHTEAYTYLANSVKNFVTPIQFSQMMKKSGYRNVETFRLGAGSVYIHRGIKD
- a CDS encoding DUF424 domain-containing protein, translating into MKAYRAKLTQIRDEILLSAADEDLIGKELREGILHIDVKESFYGSTKVTEKFLAESMNMCTIGNFVGKNTVELAIKCRIVERGNIITISGVPHAQFAKMIR
- a CDS encoding minichromosome maintenance protein MCM codes for the protein MFSDHVQSTEKIRLDRDQKEGLWDAFFQEYHYYDKITELSSHYPEQRSLFISYEDIDEFDVDFATYVLQNSEEAIEIAISRVRKFISNSGWNYLIKDSNSIIINIRLYNLPEHLGIDIRNIRSMNVGKLLSITGIIRKNTEVIPRLYNAAFQCSLCGSRTFVLQNRGKLEEPERCSNEECHGEKPKARFSLIIEDSQFIDTEKIELQENPETINGGAQPLRLTVIVEDDLSGKLFPGDRVTMDGILRAEQKIYSGNLLTEFNIFLYAINFRKTTKELEEIKISDAEEESIRELSRDPKIIDKLADSIAPTIYGLDNIKKTLVLQMFGGVRKFMKDGTIIRGDIHILMVGDPGTAKSQLLRYMSEISPRGVMAIGKGSSAAGLTAAAVRDEFGEGRWTLEAGALVLADNGFVSIDELDKMDERDTSAMHEAMEQQTVTISKAGIMATLKSRCSVLAAANPKNGRFDAEEDFMKQLDFPLPLISRFDVIFKLIDNPDQERDKNLADHVLEVHRLGEIFKSMEMNNVEDGSIGDNERKYEPPIPREMLRKYVAYAKGHIIPRLTDEAMEYLSQEYVLTRNTGHQIGKYKSVPITARQLESTIRLAEAAAKARLSEFVSIDDAMLAKRIVDSYLKDVASDDEGVDIDLLMTGTSARQRSDLEIIYEIIADLKGSDGSLVKEQDILRSAMERGIPREKFAKSLERARETGYLYSPGPGYIDRV
- a CDS encoding 2-hydroxyacid dehydrogenase, with translation MKLLILAKVPDDMKEVARKMAESIGMQAIFEEDGNDWSDVEALLSFIPKLRTMNSYISKLPKLKLIQTLSAGVDLLDFNQIPDNITVCSNAGAFALPVAEHAVSMAMALSKNLLSNHMKMKNGVFNQRSPSIKLEGKMAGVLGYGGIGREIGRLCRGIGMELQVISRKLVSENVSFSGNLDSLDRVLQSSDFVFISLPLNRYTKNLITSDKLKKMKKDAILVNVARAAIINEQDLYNHLRENPEFKAGIDVWWQEPITTGEYEMKYPFLDLPNVIGSPHNSGIVPDIDINAFMSALKNVELWMKTGKPHNVVRREDYT
- a CDS encoding TrpB-like pyridoxal phosphate-dependent enzyme; protein product: MYEIAKEEIIPRKWYNIAPDLPEPLSPPRDHDTEKSSIDLLNRILPKEILRQEFTSSRYENIPDEVIEQYLQIGRPTPLVRALNMEKLLNFRGKIFFKNEGATATGSHKINTALPQAYYAGKEGVEEVVTETGAGQWGTATALAATLNRIRSTIFMVRVSYDQKPLRKKIIKLYGGNTYASPSNLTEYGRKVLSENPEHPGTLGIAISEAVQYALDHDLKYMMGSVENSVITHQSVIGQETKKQLEAIGEKVDTLIGCVGGGSNFSGFTFPFVGSDTEMIATAASEVPKFSKGDYKYDLIDTAGIMPELKMLSLGADFVPPSIYAGGLRYHGAAPALSLLIKNGRIKTDEVTEERSMQAMELFARTQGIVPAPESSHAIATVIDYCRNPENQGKTVVFNLSGHGLLDLSIIRD